The Silurus meridionalis isolate SWU-2019-XX chromosome 6, ASM1480568v1, whole genome shotgun sequence genome contains the following window.
ATTCTATCGACCTACTTGATGGTTTATTACTGTTCTACCTGGCTTCCTGTCTGCTACTTACTGACTTAATGGTTgacttcactacactacactgcaacacCAGTgtaacaccaccacaccacatcaCCACCCCAACACCAATACcttacactacactgcaacaccactacactgcaacacactacactgcacaccactacactacatcacCACCCCAACACCACTACACTGcaacaccactacactacaccacactgcaaCACCACTACATCACCACcccaacaccaccacaccacactacactacactacactgcaacaccactacactgcaacaccaccactacactgcaacaccactacactacatcaccaccccaacaccactacactacactacactgcaacaTCACTACACTGCATCACCACTCcaacaccactacactacaccacactgcaaCCACTACACTGCAACGGCACTACACTACAATGcaacaccaccacactacactacacacactgcaacaccactacactacatcacCACCCCAACACCACTACACTGCAACACCAGTGtaacaccactacactacatcacCACCCCAACaccactgcactacactgcactgcaacaccactacactgcaacaccactgcactacactacactgaaacaccactacaccacaACACCACGCCAACATcgctacactacactgcaacaccactgcactacactgcactacactgcaaCACCACTGCACTACATCACCACCccaactacaccacactacactgcaaCACCAGTgtaacaccaccacaccacatcaCCACCCCAACACCAATACcttacactacactgcaacaccactacactgcaacacactacactacacacactacactacactacaccaccacactgcaacaccactacactgcaacaccactacactacaccacactgcaaCACCACTACATCACCACCCCAACACCAATAccttacactacactgcactacactgcaacaccactacactgcaacaccacactacactgcaacaccactacactacatcaccaccccaacaccactacactacactacactgcaatgccactacactacacactacactacactacactgcaacaccactacactacatcaccaccccaacaccactacactacactgcactgcaacaccactacactgcaactacactacactacactgcaacaccactacactacatcaccaccccaactacactacactgcaacacCATTACACTACATCACCACCCcaacaccactacactacaccactacactacaccacactgcaaCATCACTACACTGCATCACCACTACACTgcacaccactacactacactgcaacggcactacactacactgcaacaccactacactacactacactgaaacaccactacacactacacttcactacactacactgcaaaaccactacactacactgcaatgccactacactacactgcaacacCACTACACTTTAACACAATAGAGTATTTATCAGGAGAGAACTGAGTTGTATTAAAGAATTAGAATACAGTTCTTGGACTATAGACTAATGTACAAAtgcgttttttttaatacagtgtgTGGAAGTTTGAACTTTAACAATAAATGACACTGTTTTATTACAGCAGGATCTCTATATAGCTTCGATGGAGCACCACACAGATTGGGTGAATGATATAGTGCTCTGCTGTAATGGGAAGACTCGTAAGTCTAAACTGaagcttgatttttttctttaatcttcTGTTTATATAACTACTGACTTATTACTGATTTACTGATGTACCCACTGACTAATTACTGACTAATTTAACTACTGACTTACTACTGATTAACTGCCTGACCAAAtgacttttttcccctccactgACTTAttaatctacactatatgggcaaaggtTTGTCATCTGAAAATAAGAGACATGCTTTTTGTACACCTTAGTCCCAATTTATATataaccaccactcttctgggaagatgtagtaaagtcaggtaggtgaggtgagactGAGTACTTATCTGATTGTACTAATTGGCTGACTGACAATTATTTACTGACCTGTAACTAATTTAATGACTCTGTCCATCTTCTAGATTGTCCATTCTATCGACCTACTTGATGGTTTATTACTGTTCTACCTGGCTTCCTGTCTGCTACTTACTGACTTAATGGTTGACTTCATTATCTACTGAAACAATGATGTATTATTGAGTACCTTCTGCCATAACAATCAACTAATTTCCAGACTAATGACTTATTACTGCCTTACAGCCTGACATTCACTACTTGATCAAGTCCCCTGATGTGatagtttttttcccttccGCAGTAATTTCAGCCTCGTCAGATACTACAGTGAAAGTGTGGAACGCACACAAAGGCTTCTGCATGTCCACTTTAAGAACTCATAAGGTAGGATGTTGAACTAGAGCCAAGTCCTGTTCATAGAAACCACACATTATTTCGATGATGTttgggatgatgatgattttgtgCTCCAGGACTACGTCAAGGCTCTGGCGTATGCGAAAGACAAGGAGCTGGTGGCTTCCGCTGGACTGGACAGGCAGATCTTTTTGTGGGACGTAAACACACTCACGGCTCTGACCGCCTCCAATAACACAGTCACCAGTGAGTCAACGTCCTCTTGGGAATTTTGCTCATTGCTTTTCAGACAGTTTGAACACGTCGGAGTTCAGTTCCACTTGATCTCATTTGACCGTCTTGACCTTTGGCAGCTTCCTCTCTGAGCGGGAACAAAGACTCCATCTACAGCCTTGCAATGAACCAGCTGGGCACAGTCATCGTTTCGGGGTCGACAGAAAAGGTCTTGAGAAACGGCTTCAGGTTTTCCATAGGCACTTATCGGGGGGAGGGGCACTGTAGGGGGCCAAGCACTGTAATTTTACCGTATTATAGTCTACAAGAGCTACCTTTTGTTGACTTCGCTAACTTTTTAAGGTCAGCAATGTACACCAACATCTTTGGAGGAATGtcaaattttgatttgtgttttcAGGTCTTGAGGGTCTGGGATCCGCGGACGTGCGCAAAACTGATGAAGCTGAAAGGACACACGGACAACGTCAAGTCGTTACTGTTAAACAGAGACGGTACTCAGGTATGTTTTGTGTTCGTGCTGTCATGAGCTTGTCTTTACTTTTGTACAGCGTTAAACTGCCGTGTCGTATCCATCCGTATATCCAGTGTCTGTCCGGGAGCTCGGACGGTACAATTCGACTGTGGTCTCTGGGTCAGCAGCGATGCATCGCAACATACCGCGTCCACGACGAGGGCGTGTGGGCTCTGCAGGCCAACGAAGCCTTCACGCACGTCTACTCAGGAGGTCGTGACCGCAAGGTCTACTGCACAGACCTGCGCAACCCGGACATCCGAGTGCTCATATGCGAAGAGAAGGCGCCTGTATTGAGAGTGAGTGACAGGGCGAAGGTCAAATTCAGCTGGAATTTTGACGGAGAAAACGTTCGCACTTTACTGTCACCTGGTGGCTGATTGAACGAATCAAATCTGCAACCGAGCAACTTCTTGAAGCCGAACGaagtctgtttgtgtgttttattttgaaccTTTTCTCATCTCCATGTTCAGATGGAGCTGGACCGCTCTGCAGACCCTGCTCCTGCCATTTGGGTGTCCACAACCAAATCCTGTGTGAACAAATGGGTACTGATATTCTTGCTGAATTCTTTGTACACCGCTGAATCTTTTTGCGAATATGCTGTCTCTATAGAAGCAAATGATGGTCCACTTGCTTGTTCTTCACCAGTCTTTGAAAGGAATGCACAACTTTCGAGCGTCAGGAGACTACGACAACGACTGCAGCGCCCCGCTGACCCCGCTGTGTACACAGTCTGAGCAAGCCATTAAAGGTACACTTTTCCcaccaaaaacaaaagtttaaagGACAAGCAAGACCATCAAACATGAAGGTGAAGTAGTTGgggacatgttttttttgttgttgtttttttaggtgGTGCCAGCATAATTCAGTGTCACATCCTGAACGACAAGAGGCACATCCTGACCAAAGACACCAACAACAACGTGGCGTTCTGGGACGTCCTCAAGGTTGGCATGGCTCCTCctgattttttttggaaaatcctAGAAGGTATGTTGTTTTTCAAGGCTTTTGACGACATGTGCGTTTTTTTGTCAGGCGTGTAAAGGCGAAGACCTCGGGAAAGTGGAGTTCGATGAGGAGATAAAGAAGCACTTCAAGATGGTCTACGTGCCCAACTGGTTTTCAGTGGACCTCAAAACTGGAGTGAGTGGTCGCGTCGCTAACTAGAAGCAAATTGGAGTATATGTATAGCTAatgattttttctttgttgttgttgcttagATGCTGACCATCACTTTGGATGAGAGCGACTGCTTTGCTGCCTGGGTGTCCGCCAAAGACGCCGGATTCACAAGTCCGGATGGATCGGATCCAAAGTGTAGGCGTTCCTAAAATTGCAGACTATTTGTTAtttcctgttgttgttttttttttcattaaatacaaaaaatcttTTTCCCGCCAGTGAATCTGGGAGGGCTTCTGCTCCAGGCTCTGCTCGAGTTCTGGCCTCGAACACACATCAATCCgatggaagaagaagaaggagatgtTAATCATGGTAAAGGCTCTCATCTCGTCAACGTTCCCCGAAGGTCCTGCTGGCTTTTCATTGGTAACGGCGCTTTCTCTTTGCTTTTCTAGTAAATGGGGAGCAGGAGAACCGGCTCCAGAAAGGGAACGGTTATTTCCAGGTGCCGCCACACACTCCGGTGATCTTCAGCGAGGCAGGTGGAAGGACGCTGTTCAGGTaagtttttttagtttgtacatttaaatgaataaaataaaaaagcacaatttcCTTTTGCAGTCTGCTTTTTCCTGCCCTTTACTCAAGAAAGATCTGGCAACCtccatataatatacacacattttgtttGAACAATCCGATGAACGACTTCCGCTTGTCATTGTGTCTCCGTAGGTTATTATGTCGAGACTCTGGTGGAGAAACCGAATCCATGTTGCTGAATGAAACCGTTCCACAGTGGGTCATTGACATTACTGTGGACGTAAGTTCGCTCATTCTCTAGTCCTCACAAgtttacatacactatatggaaagatatgatgggacacctgacttttccagctatatgtggttcttcctccaaactgttcccacaaagttggaggcacataattgtttTTGATGTGGGGGCAGGAAATTTTCActactagaagacccaaaccttttccagcatgggctggagtgaaagatcttctgctatagagctctgaactaaaccctactgaacacctttgggatgaattggaacttcagttgcactccaggcctcctcacgtcacccacatcagtacttGACCTTACTAACACCTTGTGGttgaacaaatctccacattaTACAATCTTGTGAAACAACTTCACAAAAGAGTGGACTTTAttgggtcaggtgtccacaaacttttagccGTATAGTGTATGAAGCTTTGAGGATTTGTATATAtgattggatttttttgtatttattattgtatttttttttaatcatctccATATTTACAAAATTGATCGTTTTTTCCGTCTCATGTTGTAGAAAAACATGCCCAAATTCAACAAGATCCCATTCTACCTGCAGCCGCACTCGTCTTCCGGCGCGAAAACGCTCAAGAAGTAAGAGTTACCCCATGCATTTTATTACTGTATAGAATGGGCTATCTCattgttttattatgttttaagcCATTTGAGTTGTTATCTCATCATTTCAAGATGATATTCATCTTGCTATTTCAGTATAAAATAGCTAGTTTGTGTTATGAGCCGGTTGATGAATTATCTCGTTTTTTGTCGTCCTGTTACAAGTTAATATTCCGAGTTATCTcgttatttctaaatattattattgcattgttTCAAGACGGTTATCTCGTTATATCGGGCTATGTAAATGGCATATCTTGTTATTTTAACATGCATTAGTGAGTCATTATCTCGTTAtttgtaaaaattttttatcTTGGGTTAACATTTTTTTGTCCAGAACTACGTTTGTTTGTCGCAGTATTTCGTTTGCACTGCGCTGTGTGCGAGAGACTTTCTGTACGAGAGGTTTGACATGTTCTATCAGAGCTAAGCTACAAATTCCAGGACCCTCGATCCGCTCGGAGACATTTTGCTATAACGTAATAGCGCATTAACGCTTTCCCTGGTGCACGTTCAGGGACAGGCTGTCGGCCAGTGACATGCTGCAGGTGAGGAAGGTGATGGAGCATGTCTACGAGAAGATCATCAACCTGGACACGGAGTCTCAGACCACGAGCTCATCGGGAACTGAGAAGCCCGGGgagcaggagaaggaggaggacaTGGCCATGCTCGCTGAGGAGAAGATTGAACTCATGTGCCAGGATcaggtctacacacac
Protein-coding sequences here:
- the wdr48b gene encoding WD repeat-containing protein 48 isoform X2, yielding MATHHRQNAAGRRKVQVSYVIRDEVEKYNRNGVNALQLDPALNRLFTAGRDSIIRIWSVNQHKQDLYIASMEHHTDWVNDIVLCCNGKTLISASSDTTVKVWNAHKGFCMSTLRTHKDYVKALAYAKDKELVASAGLDRQIFLWDVNTLTALTASNNTVTTSSLSGNKDSIYSLAMNQLGTVIVSGSTEKVLRVWDPRTCAKLMKLKGHTDNVKSLLLNRDGTQCLSGSSDGTIRLWSLGQQRCIATYRVHDEGVWALQANEAFTHVYSGGRDRKVYCTDLRNPDIRVLICEEKAPVLRMELDRSADPAPAIWVSTTKSCVNKWSLKGMHNFRASGDYDNDCSAPLTPLCTQSEQAIKGGASIIQCHILNDKRHILTKDTNNNVAFWDVLKACKGEDLGKVEFDEEIKKHFKMVYVPNWFSVDLKTGMLTITLDESDCFAAWVSAKDAGFTSPDGSDPKLNLGGLLLQALLEFWPRTHINPMEEEEGDVNHVNGEQENRLQKGNGYFQVPPHTPVIFSEAGGRTLFRLLCRDSGGETESMLLNETVPQWVIDITVDKNMPKFNKIPFYLQPHSSSGAKTLKKDRLSASDMLQVRKVMEHVYEKIINLDTESQTTSSSGTEKPGEQEKEEDMAMLAEEKIELMCQDQVLDPNMDLRTVKYFIWKSGGDLTLHYRQKST
- the wdr48b gene encoding WD repeat-containing protein 48 isoform X3 — protein: MATHHRQNAAGRRKVQVSYVIRDEVEKYNRNGVNALQLDPALNRLFTAGRDSIIRIWSVNQHKDLYIASMEHHTDWVNDIVLCCNGKTLISASSDTTVKVWNAHKGFCMSTLRTHKDYVKALAYAKDKELVASAGLDRQIFLWDVNTLTALTASNNTVTTSSLSGNKDSIYSLAMNQLGTVIVSGSTEKVLRVWDPRTCAKLMKLKGHTDNVKSLLLNRDGTQCLSGSSDGTIRLWSLGQQRCIATYRVHDEGVWALQANEAFTHVYSGGRDRKVYCTDLRNPDIRVLICEEKAPVLRMELDRSADPAPAIWVSTTKSCVNKWSLKGMHNFRASGDYDNDCSAPLTPLCTQSEQAIKGGASIIQCHILNDKRHILTKDTNNNVAFWDVLKACKGEDLGKVEFDEEIKKHFKMVYVPNWFSVDLKTGMLTITLDESDCFAAWVSAKDAGFTSPDGSDPKLNLGGLLLQALLEFWPRTHINPMEEEEGDVNHVNGEQENRLQKGNGYFQVPPHTPVIFSEAGGRTLFRLLCRDSGGETESMLLNETVPQWVIDITVDKNMPKFNKIPFYLQPHSSSGAKTLKKDRLSASDMLQVRKVMEHVYEKIINLDTESQTTSSSGTEKPGEQEKEEDMAMLAEEKIELMCQDQVLDPNMDLRTVKYFIWKSGGDLTLHYRQKST
- the wdr48b gene encoding WD repeat-containing protein 48 isoform X1, which gives rise to MATHHRQNAAGRRKVQVSYVIRDEVEKYNRNGVNALQLDPALNRLFTAGRDSIIRIWSVNQHKQDLYIASMEHHTDWVNDIVLCCNGKTLISASSDTTVKVWNAHKGFCMSTLRTHKDYVKALAYAKDKELVASAGLDRQIFLWDVNTLTALTASNNTVTTSSLSGNKDSIYSLAMNQLGTVIVSGSTEKVLRVWDPRTCAKLMKLKGHTDNVKSLLLNRDGTQCLSGSSDGTIRLWSLGQQRCIATYRVHDEGVWALQANEAFTHVYSGGRDRKVYCTDLRNPDIRVLICEEKAPVLRMELDRSADPAPAIWVSTTKSCVNKWSLKGMHNFRASGDYDNDCSAPLTPLCTQSEQAIKGGASIIQCHILNDKRHILTKDTNNNVAFWDVLKACKGEDLGKVEFDEEIKKHFKMVYVPNWFSVDLKTGMLTITLDESDCFAAWVSAKDAGFTSPDGSDPKLNLGGLLLQALLEFWPRTHINPMEEEEGDVNHVNGEQENRLQKGNGYFQVPPHTPVIFSEAGGRTLFRLLCRDSGGETESMLLNETVPQWVIDITVDKNMPKFNKIPFYLQPHSSSGAKTLKKDRLSASDMLQVRKVMEHVYEKIINLDTESQTTSSSGTEKPGEQEKEEDMAMLAEEKIELMCQDQVLDPNMDLRTVKYFIWKSGGDLTLHYRQKST